The Bdellovibrio bacteriovorus region TGAGAGACATCGTTGTATTTCCGTATATGATTATTCCGTTGTTCGTAGGCCGCGACGCCTCGATCCGCTCAGTGGAAGAAGCTTTGGCGAAGAATCGTTTGATCTTTTTAGCTTCCCAAAAAGACATTTCCGAAGAGAATCCGTCTCCTGACAACATCTACACAGTAGGTACTGTGGCGATGATCATGAGAATGAGAAAACTTTCTGACGGTCGCGTGAAAATCTTGATCCAAGGTGTAGCTAAGGGTCGTGTTAAGAATTTCACGAAAACATCTCCTTCTTTCGAAGTGGCTGTAGAAAAAATCGAAGAAATCCCAACACAAAAAACTGTTGTTGAAAATGAAGCCCTTATCAGAACAGCGAAAGAGCATATCGAGCGTATCATCGCTTTAGGTCGCCCTCTTTCTCCAGACATCTTATTGGTGTTGGATGATGTTTCTGATCCAGGTCGTATCGCAGACCTTATCGCTTCTAACTTGGGTATCAAAGTTCAAGACGCTCAAAAAGTTCTTGAGACTTCTGATGCTACAGAAAGACTTAAACTTGTTAACGAGATCTTGGCTCAAGAACTTGAAGTCATGCAGACTCAGCAAAAAGGTCGCACTGGTGGCAAGGAAGACATGTCCAAGTCTCAACGCGAATACTTCTTGCGCGAGCAAATGAAGGCTATAAAGAATGAGCTTGGTGAAGGCGATTCTAAATCTGAAGAGATGGACGAACTTCGCGAAAAACTTGTGAACGCGGGAATGCCTCCACAAGTAGAAGCTGAAGCTTTGAAACAGCTTGGACGTTTGGAGCGTATGCATCCAGATGCTTCTGAAGCTACAATGGTTCGCACATACCTAGACTGGATGGCGGATCTTCCTTGGAGCAAAAAATCTGACGACGTGATTGATCTTAAACGTGCCAAAGAAATTTTGGACGAAGATCACTACGAACTAGAAAAAGCTAAAGACCGTATCATGGAATTCTTGGCGGTTAGAAAATTAAAGCCGAACCTTAAAGGCCCAATCCTTTGCTTCGGTGGTCCTCCGGGCGTAGGTAAAACGTCTCTTGGTAAATCTATCGCTCGTGCGATGGGTCGTGAGTACTTCCGTATCGCTCTTGGCGGCGTGAAAGACGAAGCAGAGATCCGCGGTCACAGAAGAACTTATGTTGGTGCAATGCCTGGTAAAATCATCCAAGCACTTCGCCAAGCTAAGACAAACAACCCAGTTATCGTTCTAGATGAAGTTGATAAATTAGGTTCGGACTTCCGTGGTGACCCATCAGCAGCAATGCTTGAGGTTTTGGATCCAGAACAAAATGCAACTTTCCGTGACAACTACTTGAACGTCGATTTCGACCTTTCAAATGTGTTGTTCATCGCAACAGCTAACGTGTTGGAAAATATCCCACCAGCTCTTCGCGATCGTATGGAAATCTTGAACATTCCTGGTTACACAGAGAACGACAAACTTTTGATCACGAAGAAACATTTGATCAGAAGACAAATTGAAGCCAACGGTATCACTGAAGAGAACATCAAGTTCACTGACGAAGGTATCAAGTACTTGATCGCGGGTTACACTCGTGAAGCAGGTCTTCGTAACCTCGAGCGTGAAGTCGGTTCTGTCTGCCGTAAAGTGGCTAAAATGGTTGTGATGGGTGAAGCTAACTTTGTCGAAATCACTCCAGCAGTGGTTCCAGAGTTGTTAGGTCCTCCACGCTTCCAACGTGACGACAAGTTTGCCGACTCTCAAGTAGGTGTTGTGCAAGGTCTTGCTTGGACACAAGCCGGTGGTGAAGTTCTTACTATCGAAGCTTTGAAAATGAAAGGTAAAGGACATCTTGCATTGACGGGCCAACTTGGCGACGTGATGAAAGAGTCAGCTCACGCAGCAATGTCATATGCTCGTGCTCACCAAGAAGAATTGGGTATCCCTGAAGACTTCTTTGAAAAGTACGATGTGCATGTTCACTTGCCAGCGGGTGCAATCCCTAAAGACGGTCCTTCTGCAGGTATCACTCTTACAACAGCGCTTGTAAGTTTGATGACAGGAACTCCAGTTCGTCACGATATCGCGATGACTGGTGAAGTGACTCTACAAGGTCGCGTACTTCCAGTCGGTGGTATCCGTGAGAAGTGTTTGGCAGCTTTGAACCTAGGTATTACAAACATCATCATCCCGATGGCTTGTAAGAAAGATATCGCTGATATCCCTAAGGTCTTCAAAGACAAGATCAACTTCATCTTCGCTGAAAACTTAGATGAGGTGTTCGCGGTCGCTTTCGATAAAGAAGCGAGAAGCCAAGACAAGAAGACAGCAACGAAAAAAGATCCAAAAAAATCGAAGAGCTTGGCTGCTTAATAGTAGCCCAAGCCCATCGCCCCTCCCAAAAATAGAAAAGGACCGAGAAATCGGTCCTTTTTTATTTTCAAAATCAGAATTTAAATATCTATTCGTGAACCGTGATCCAAGTTTTGTAGATGCCATGTTCGCGCACTAGACGGTTGAACTTGAAAGCATTGTCTGGATGAACACGAATGCAACCATGAGAAGCTCTAGAACCTAGCTTTTTCCAGTTGCTAGTGCCCGTTCCATGAATCGCAAATCCACCAGAAATAAATACTGCGTAAGGCATGTTGCCAAGACCGTTGTAATCCCCACCCGGATATTTCGTAGAAGTGTATTTGTCATAGATACGTCCGTTAGGATGAGTATCAAAGTTCGGAGTTCCATGACCTGGAGTTCCTGTAGAAACTGCCCACGTATTCGTGTGAACACCATCGATATACAAATACATTTTTTGTTGTGATCTAGAAACTTGCGCCCACACTTTGCAAGAACTGCGATAACAAGAAGGACCCATCGGGCCGATCAGGTTTTCAATAAACGGAGAAGAGCCTGTTTCTTCGAAATAGATTTGATCCATTTGTTGAAGAGTTTCTTCGATATTGGCATCAAACGGATTAAGTTCATCCATCACGTTTTCGTTGTCCGCAACTTCCACCTCTTGGGCTTGCGCAGAGATTGCCAACGAAGAAACTAAGAAGAACGCTGTCATTAAAGATTTAAACATTTGACCCCCTTCAAGTCAGAGGTCGAAATATCGATTGTGTTACGGTTTGGCAATGAAGATGTTGTAAGGAACGCGCCGCTCTTTGATGACACAACATACCTTTTTATTTAGCATTCAATAATGAGCAGAACGAAACCAGCACGCGGCGAAAATGCGGTGGAATCCCTTGGGGAAACCTGGATTTTATCAGGAAGTACGGGTCAGGATAAACACCAAGGGTCGTACGTAAAACTAAAGATCGCGCTGGAATTTCCTCACCAAAATGTTCGACTGCGTTTTGTAAGAGAATCTGGCTGGTCTGATTTCGTGAAAGGTTTGGGCGTCGTAGAATGCCAAACCGGCGATAAAACTTTTGATGATTTGGTCTATATTAATACCGACAGCCCGCATATCCACAGACTTCTTAAAAGCAACTCTTCTTTGCGTCAGGCTATTGGAAACATGCTTGCCAATGAAGAAGTTCAATCTGTTGAAGTTGAAGATGGACAGGTATTTCTTCGCACACGAGCTTATGGAAAACAGCGAAACACAGAGGGCGCTTGGGGCGCAATATTTCCTAAGATTGATTTTTCATATCAGTTTGAGTGCTACAAAACCACAGCTACAAATCTCATCGAATTTAGAGAAATTCTGCTTCACAACTGGGGACACGATGCTTTCAATTGGGATGGAAGAGGTATCGCCAAGGGTCTTATATTAAATGCCATTGGCGTCACCTCTGCACTGCTCTTAATGTATTTTTTAAATAAATTCCTTATTGAGGATAAATACGGACATCTCGTCGACTCACTTCAGTTTTTTGTCTATGGTATTTTACCCAGTCTTATCACTTTTGTTATCTTGATAGGCCTAGGATTGTTATGGATGAGAGGTTCATCGTGGACCTTACGATTTCTTATTCCGTTTCTGATCTTGTCGTTATTTATCTCTCCGGCTTTAGTATATTCTGGTGCGAAGTATATTAATTATGCGGAGTCGACCTTCTTCAAATCCGTCGATGCTCCTATCTATTCGTTCGAAGTCGTGCTTCGTAAATCTAAAAATTCATCTCGATACGTGTGCATGGTTCAAAGTCAGAATCCCGTCGAGTCCCAAAAGATATTGCGCGAGGATTACTATCCTGAGTTCTGTAATGAGTTGAAGCAAAAAAGATCTATGTCGAACCTCTTCTATCACTATGAACTTCAAAAAGGAAAACTTGGTGCGTACTGGTACACAAGCAAAGCTGTCGTCACAAAGTAATGCGTTAACACAATACAAATTGAAACTATCCCCATTGCTTCCTTCATGAGATAAATTGAGTCCGCTTGGATAAATACAAATACGAAACAACAGTCAAAGGTTTATGGGACGTTACCGGGATGGTTTCTCTCGGAGTGATTCTTGTTTTTTATTGTTACTATCTGACGGGAATTCTTCATTTTGAAACCTCGCAAACAAAAGAATCGTCATCAGGCCTTAGCGTTGTCGCCTCCTACTTAAGCTTTGCTACGGGATTTATATTTAGGCCTTTAGGTGCGATTTATTTTGGTGCTCTAGCGGACACCGCGGGCAAAAAACGCGCCTTGGTGAAATCCTTTAAGATGCTAGGGGTTGTTTCTTTATGCATGGCTTTGCTTCACGAATCGTACATGCCAGCAAACGTAGTCTCAGTATTCGTGATCATTGTTCGCTTACTGCAAGGATTTGCGACCGCAGGAACCGTTACATGTGCTATTGCCTACATCTATGATTTGGCGCCCACTTTAGAAAAAGGACGTTTTACTTCTTGGCTTCAAATGGCAGCTCCATCTGGTTATTTGATTGCGATGGCCATTGTGATTCTATTTAAGCTATTTGTGTCTGCTGAAGATTTGGGAATATGGGGCTGGAGAGTTTGCTTTCTGTTGAGTGGTCTTATCTATCCCCTCGCAGTTTACATCGACAGAAAATTTCCCGATGTACCTTTGACCTATGACCGTGAGACCTCAGCGATCAGCCATCTAAAAAATCTTTTGAGCGACAAATCAGCGCTTAAAAGAATCTTTACGTTTGCACTTTTTATCGCCATTAACGTGGGTGTTCTTGCTTATTTCTTTAATCTTTACCGACTCTATTTCTTAGGCCCTCTGTTAAAAGTCCCATCCGATGCCATCGGATTTATTGTAGCGATCTCAAGTTTGTTTCTGCTGCCGCTTTATCCTCTTTTCGGAGTTATTTCTGATAGAGTGGGTCGAACAAAAATGTGCCTGGCCGGGGCCTTTTTAGGAATTGCGGTGATTTTTCCTTACTTTTATTTTATGCAGAAATTCGCGGGTGTTGGCGGGATCGGCGCCAATAAAGCAGCGCTGATTATAATTATGGTCCTCACCGGATTTGTAATCACACTTAGTTACGCCCCCGTTGTCGCTTTAGTTTGTGATTCTGTGGAGCCTCGTTATAGAGCCGTCTCTTTCGGCGTTATCTACAATATCGGCTTTTCGTTTATACCGTCCCTGCTGCAAATCGCCGGGAGCTATTTCTATGATAAGAATGCTTCGATCTATGGCGGAATTTATGCGGCTTTGATTGTCGCTACTTTAGCAGGCGGAATCAGCTACCTGATTCGCCCCAAAAGAACTACTGCTTAAAACCTTTAAGGCGGTCGTTTTCAGATTCCAAAACACGAACCAGAGTCTTTAGATCTGCCACTTCGTCTTTCAGTTGAAGAATAGTTTCTTCTTTGTCTTGAAGGATTTGGGTGTAGGCTTTTTTAAGTTCGTTCAGAAGTTTGTTGGCAGCGGTTAAGATGGGCTCATCTTTGTTGGCCTTCATTGATTTATCTTGAAGGTCCTGAGCTTTCAGAAGGTCGTCTTTTGAAGAAGCGGACATAGTGTCGTTACCTTTCATCATTCCATGATGAGCACCCACCAAGGCGTCGCTGTCTTGGGAGGGGCGATGTACTCGTTGATGGGTACCCATCGGTTCGTCCATGATGAAGTACTTGCCGTCTTCAAATCGGAATTTGATGTCGTCAGCTTTGATTCGACGGCGGAGTGTGCTCACACTAATTTTGTATTTAGTAGAGTAATCCGTTAGCGGTAACCATGAACCAGTTGCTTCAACGTTCATCAAATTTCCTTACTAGCCAAACTTTTCGGGGTGGTCGCCCTACTCAGCTTGCGTATCCAACATTAACACACGACTTCGGTCTGTCAAATTTTGTGTGAGTAGTTATCCAAATTCAACAAAATTCAGGACCTTGATCTGGCTATCCACAACTTTTTTAGCCTATCCAACTAGACCTTCGTCTGACTAAGCAACCCTAAGTCATGGATTTTCTTAAGTTCCAAAGAATCCTTTGCCCGAAAGTCCAAGAACTCTCATACTTAAAGATAACACTATGCGGATTAGAGATAAGAAAAAAGTGGCCCTAGTATTAAGTGGAGGCGGCATTAAAGCGGCGGCCTTTCACATTGGGGTTTGCTTAGCTTTACAAGAAAAAGGCTTTCGCTTTGCCGGAGGTACCAAAGAGATGGTGCGTCAGAACTTCGGTGAAGACGATCCATTTACAATCCGTCTTTATGTAGGCTCTAGCGCCGGCGCTTTCGTAGCTTCAATCCTTGCCGCTGGCTACCCGATTGAGTCCCTCGTCAACGCATTCCAAATCGGTTCGGGCAGTCATCCTTCTTTTGATAAGTCGGATTTACGGTATTTAAAACCCATCAGCTACCGCGATATTTTTAATTTAAACTCCAGCGGTTTGTTGAAGTTTATTCCGCGCACTTTGATGGAAAAGGCCTTGGTCACCGGTGGTCTTGAATCCCTTTTAAAAAACGGTCTTAAGTTAAACGGCCTTTTTTCAACCAAGGGTATTGAAGGCTATTTGCGCAAAGAGGTTTTGCTGGACAATGACTTCGCTCGTTTGGGTGTGGGTCTTTTTATTATCGGAACCCAGTTAAACCACACCCGCAAAGCCATCTTTGGTAACTTCCCGGAATCCTATAAAACGGAAAACACGAAATACATCAACTACGCAACGATCAGTGATGCCGTGGCTTGTTCAACGGCCTTGCCTCCGGTCTTTGCTCCTTACGGAATCAAACGTCCCGACGGAAAAGAGATGTATTATTATGACGGCGAAATTCGCGACACTCTTTCCACGCACGTGGCGGCAGATTATGGCGCGGATCTGGTGATTTCTTCTTTTTCAATTCAGCCTTATCACTACACGGAAGAGATGGGTTCGTTGCATGACTATGGAATTCCACTGATCGCAAATCAGGCTCTTTACCAAGTCGTTCAGCAAAAAATCATGCGCCATATTCAATACAAGAATGACATTCGCGGTATCTATAACGCCGTAGATGGTTACTTCAAACAGATGAACTTGCCGGCTGAGCATCGCGACAAACTGCTTGAAATCATTCGCAATCGTGTGAACTATCGCCCGGAAGTGGATTACATCTATATTGCTCCACGCCCGAACAACTATGAAATGTTTTTCGTTGATCACTTCAGTTTAAATCCAGAGATTTTAGCGCGCATTGTGCGTATCGGATTTAAATCCGCGATCAACGTTCTTCGCCACTACGACGTTTAGTGGCTGCGAATTTCATTTTTCCAGTTTGTTAAAAGCTCTTTGCCCGACGAAGCTGTTTTACCAGCATAAGTTTGTTCGTCATAAAACGTTTCGATTTCTTGAAGAATCATTTTCAAATAAGGAAACTGTGCCTGCAGCTTTTTTAGAAACTCCAGCGGAGGCTCTGAATTTTCGCGCTGGATATTCTTTTTTTCGGCCCACTTTTCCACGGCTTGCAACAGAACTTGTGCTTCATTAAGGTTTCTTTTCTGTTTGAAAAGACTGCGGAAAATTAAAACAAGTGCGGCAATAACAACGACAAGTAAGAAAGTGGATTGAATTCTGTAATTCAACAAAGCACTCCAAAAACTTTGTTGAGACGTTTTATCAAAATCGATAAGGAAATAAGTCCATCGATAGTTGATATCTTCCACCCAAAAACTGACTTCATCCCATAGAAGAAAATCTTCTTTCGCTGGCGGACGCCAATCCACGGCGCGCGCAAAGGCCCGCTGATCTTCTTCCGAAAGTCCAAAAAATTCTTCTGCACCGATCACCAAACGAAGAGGCGCAACCCATAAAGTTGGATCGATTCGCTGCCACTGTCCTTCATTAAAGATTTCAACCCAGGCGTGAGCATCTTTTTGCGAAACTTTCCAAAAGTTGCCCAAAGGATTAAAACGGCCGCCTTGATATCCGACGATCACTCGCGCGGGAATTCCTAAGGATCTTGCAAGAGTCGCGTAAGCTCCCGCAAAATGCTCACAAAACCCTCGTTTTCTTTCAAAAAGAAAAGTTTCTAGATCGTTTGGACCATAAACGCCGGGAGATAGCGTGTAGACGAATCCGTTATCTACAAAAAGTTTTTGCAGTTCTTCGACCTTTTGGGGAATAGAAAGATTTCTGCTTAAGACACCGTCGACCCATGCGTGAACACGTCCTTGTACGGGAGGAACCTGAAGATCTTCATCCTGCGGAGTCGCTCTGTCCTTATAGTCATGCTCATAATATCCCCGATACATTGAAGATTTATTTAATGGCCGAATTGACCGATAGATGTTCTGAGGAAGCGCTAGAACTTGATTCACGTCTAAGTCGACATGCTTTGTTCCCTCTAAAACAAAAAGATAGAGCTGAGATGTGGGCTCAATTGCGACCTCATAAGTTGGCAAAGATTTATAGTCTTCTGTTGAAGGAGCTCTAAATCCCAAGCGTCGCGGACGCCAGCTCAAACCCCGCGATTGAGTCAAAACCGATCCACGCCAATAGAGATCTACCGATTTATTTATCGGCAGATTTTCAATCTTGGCCCGAAATGCTGTTGCCGTGTTCGTTGCAAGTTCCGCCACCATCCCGGGGTTTATTTCATCGGTAAAGCCAATTTCTCCGAACTGCGCAGAACCGCGCGACATCGCCCACGGTAAAACAAAGCGCGGAAAGGCAAAAAATAAAATCACAGCCATCGGCACTGAAAGAATGAATATCTTTAATAGTACTTTCGCGCGAGCCGGCAGCGATTCAGGCAAGAGCGAATACCAAAGCCCGACAAAGGCCAAAACGGAAGGAATTATCCAATATATATCTAAACTAAAAAGCGCCTTCACTGAAATCAAAAGAAAGCCCAGAAGGATCACAAATTTATGATCGCGTTCGTTCTGATAGTCCATGATTCTTAATGAAGAAAGAGCTAACAAAAATGTATACGCGGGCTCCTGGCCAATCAAAGTGCGAAATTGAACAAGCACTTGAATTAACAAAAGAACACTTAGGATTCCCGTGGCCTTTCTAGATAAAGGTTTCCACTGAAGATTTTCTACGCCCCACTTCCAAAAAAGCATGACGAAGCTGAAAACAGCTATCCATGCTGAAACCTCAAGCGCTACCATCGCCATGGCGATAATAAATGAAACGGCGAGTGCTTTCTGAGAGTAGAACCTTTTTGTCATAAAAGATCTTCCCTGCTTAGGTGAGCAAGGACCTCTAGGCACATCTTGCGATGAGCAGAACTTTGATCTTTAGCGATATGATGCTTTCCGACTTCGAGAGAAAATGAATGGCCTAGCTTGTGTGCTTCATCAATCCACAAACACAGTTGCGAAATTCTTGCTTCTTCATCATGCAAATGAGCTGTCTGTTTCCAAGAAAAATGCAGCGAAGGCTTCTCGGACTCTTCAAAATTTTTTACAAGCAGTTCCTGCCTGCGTGCTGTCGCTTTCCAATCTATTCGCCTTAAAGAATCCGTGCTTTGGTAAGTACGATGCTCCCTGAATAAGCCTGTATTTTCACTGTCTGTTTCCGCATAAGAGTTTTGTGGAAAAGCCTCTTCGCCTTTTCTTGCCGGATAAACTGTGATTTCTCGAGGAGTTTTAAAGACTCTCCACGCTCTTAACAAAGAAAAAGGAAATGTACTTTGAACCGCTATTCTGGGAAGAAGATGTCGGCCGCGTTTTTTAAAAACAAAGGGAACAAGAACCACGTCTTCTTCCTGTGGCTCAAGATCCGTGCGCGAAGAGGTTTCAGGATACTTTTCGAAATAGCTTTCGATCTGAAAACACGGCGACTTTGCATTATTTTTCAATGTTACGCTTAAGGCCGATGTCTCGTCGCAAAAAGCTTCGTCAATGTGAACATCAATAACATCAACGCCATCGACATTTTTATTGGTGATAAAAGTTCCTGTGAAAGCCACAGAGATTAAGAAAAAGAAGAAAATGTAAATCAAATTGTTGGAGTATCCAACCGCCATAAAAAATAGAACTAGCGACATCAACCCAAAGGCGACGCCAAATCCTGTCGGCAGAATATAGGTTCGCGTTTTCTTTTTAGACAGGAACTGGCGTGCTTTTTTGTAAAGCCCCTGCCCACTCACGGCCGCGTTTGATGCCATGATTGCCTCCAAGACGATGTCCTAATACAGGAATCAAAACTTGTTGAACATCTTCAGGTCGTAAATAGTTTCTTCCATCCATAAAGGCCCAAGCCTTCGCGGCTTTCGCTAAAGCCATTCCTGCACGAGTTGAAAGTGGTGCTCCTTCAAATCCGGGACGACGAGATCGCTCTAAAAGATCCGCGATGTACTGAGCGACATTAGCGGACACTTGCACTTTTGTAACTTCAATCAAAGCTTCTGCAATTTCAGTTTCACTAAATAGCGGATGAATTTTTTGCAGCAAATGTCGAGGATCATCACCTTGTAAAATGCGCACTTCGGTTTCTTTAGAGGCCGGATGTAGTTCTAAACTCATTAGAAAACGATCTAGCTGACTTTCTGGTAAAGGAAAGGTGCCGGTCTGTTGATGCGGGTTCTGAGTTGCGATCACATAGAATGGATGCGGCAGTGGCCAGGTCACACCTTCAACAGACACTTCGCCTTCTTCCATCGCTTGTAGCAAAGCACTTTGGGTGCGCGGGCTTGCGCGATTCAACTCATCCGCCATCACCATCTGTGAAAATAACGGCCCTTGATGAAAAACGAATTTATGTTCTTGCGGATGATAGATCTGTCCGCCAATTACATCCGCTGGTAAAAGATCAATCGTGAATTGCACGCGACGAGTTTTTAATCCGGTGAGCTTCCCTAGCACCTGAACAAGAGTGGTTTTTCCAACTCCGGGCAAGTCTTCAATAAGCAAATGGCCGCCCGCCAGAAGGCAGGTGATGGCCAAACGAATTTCAACATTCTTATCCAGAACGACCTTCGAGGCCTGAGCAATGAGTTCGTGAAACTTCTGATTCATGCTCAATAAGGATATTAGGTCTTACTGCACGGGAGTAGCTATTCCCCGAAGTCCCGATGAAAGACTAGCGATTTACAAATAAAAAAGCCCTGGTAGTTGCCAGGGCTTAGTATGTTTTTTATCGAAGTGCAGTCAGCTTAGAACAAGCTTTTTTCTACAGCCGAGAAAATCGGGCCAGAGACAAATCCCATGATCACAATCGCTAGAGCCATGATCACAGTCGTCACTGTTGTTGCATTCAGTGAATGACTTGCAACTTCCGCGTTACCTTCTTTCATGTACATAACAACGACCGGGCGCAGGTAGTAGTAAACACCAATCACAGAGCTAATCATACCCCAGATCGCCAACCACAACAGACCTTCACCGATAGCCGCGTTGAACAGATAGAACTTACCGAAGAATCCAAGAGTCGGCGGAATACCTGCTAACGATAACAAGAACACCGTTAAGCAAAGAGCTAACATTGGTCTTTGTTTCGCAAAGCCAGCAAGGTCATCCACGTTCACGATGTGGTTCTCTGATTTTTCAAGCATGCTTGCAATCGCGAACGCACCCAAAGTCATCAAAGCATAGCTTAGAAGATAGAAGATAACTCCCGAAGCACCGAACGCACCGTTATCGCTAACGCCGGCCGTGATGATACCGATCAACAAGTAACCAGAGTGCGCTACTGATGAATACGCAATCATACGCTTAAAGTTATTCTGAATGATCGCTGCCGTGTTACCCAAGATCATTGTGATCACAGCCAACCATTGCAAGATATCAAACAAGTGATCTGAACCGATCAAAGACTTCGTTGCAATCACACGCAAGAAAGCGGCGAAAGAAACTGTCTTAACCGCTGTCGCCATGAAAGCCGTGTGCGGAGTTGGAGCCCCTTGATACACATCTGGAGTCCAAGCATGGAATGGTGCAATCGAAACCTTAAAGCAGAAGCCCAAGATAACGAAAGTGATACCAAACAAGAAAAGACGACTAGTTTGTACTAGCTCTGCCGCGCTATCCATGAATGCCAGGATGTTTGTTCCACCCGTTGAACCGAAGATAAATGCCACACCATAAAGGAACAATGCCGAAGCAAAAGAACCCAAGATGAAGTATTTCAAAGCGGCTTCTTTAGAAAGCTTCTCTTCGTGGCTCATCGCAATCATCAGATACAATGCCAAAGACATCATCTCTAGGCCGATGAAAACCATCAAAAGATCCACAGCAGAAACCAGGATCAACATACCTACAGCAGAACTCATCGCTAAGAAAATCAACTCAGAGAACTGTTTTCCTGTCGTCGATGGATTTTCATACATCATCACCATCGCCGCTCCCGCAGCGCCCAAAGCAATGATACCCATCCACTGAGTCACACCGTCAAAGATAAGACCGTTATTAAACGCTGTCTTACCGCCGCCACCAAACACAATCAAAAGACCAATCGCGATCACAATACCGATAAGGGCTTGCGCCAAAGTCACAGCATGAGGTTGTTCGCGGTTGCCGCGAAGAACTTTAGCCGTGATCGGAATCAAGCTTACTAGGAACAAGGCGATCATCGGAGAAATCAACAAAACGTCACTAAGACCGATATTCATATTCATTAGTTACCTCCTTGCGCGTGCTGAGTGGAAGTTGCGCCAGGCTCTACAATCGTCAGGTTATAGTTACTTCTGTTGTTCACTAGATAATCAATACTTGCCTTTGAATAGTTCAAGAAATGATTCGGGAAAAGACCCATCCAGAACACCATGATAACAAGAGGAACAAGAACCGCGATTTCACGCGCATTCAAGTCGTGAAGTGGGTGATGTTCGTCTTTCACCAACTCGCCTTTTTCGCCGAAGAATACGCGTTTGAACATCCAAAGCATATAAACGGCTCCCAAGATCACACCTGACACCGCGAAGTAAGCAAATACTGGTTCTGCTTGGAAAGTGCCAAGAAGAATCAAGAACTCACCCACGAAACCGTTCGTCAATGGAACTGCGATCGAAGACAAAGTGATGATAAAGAAAAAGATTGTGAAAAGCGGAAGAACTCCTGCTAATCCACCGTACTTGCTGATTTCACGAGAGTGCGTTCTTTCGTAGATCATACCGATCAACAAGAAGAGTGCACCTGTAGAAATACCGTGGTTCAACATTTGATAAAGACCACCGGACATCCCGTAAGCATTGAATGCAAATAGACCGACTAAGATGTAACCCATGTGCGACACCGAAGAGTACGCCACAAGTTTTTTCACATCCGGTTGAACCATCGCAACCAGGGCTCCGTAGATGATTCCGACTGTACCGATCAACATGAACAACCATGCCCAGTATTCAGAAGCTTCTGGGAATAATGGAATCACCCAGCGCATGAAACCGTAAGTACCCATCTTAAGCATCACACCGGCTAGAATTACAGAACCTGGTGTTGGGGCTTCAACGTGGGCATCAGGCAACCAAGTATGAACTGGGAATGCCGGAACTTTGATCGCAAAGGCCAAAGCAAACGCGAAGAACAATAAAGTTTGAAGGCTGAAGAATGTCCCACCTACAAACGGAATTTTAAGTTTGTAGAAATCAAG contains the following coding sequences:
- the lon gene encoding endopeptidase La — translated: MSFDDKVLEIPQTLPMLPVRDIVVFPYMIIPLFVGRDASIRSVEEALAKNRLIFLASQKDISEENPSPDNIYTVGTVAMIMRMRKLSDGRVKILIQGVAKGRVKNFTKTSPSFEVAVEKIEEIPTQKTVVENEALIRTAKEHIERIIALGRPLSPDILLVLDDVSDPGRIADLIASNLGIKVQDAQKVLETSDATERLKLVNEILAQELEVMQTQQKGRTGGKEDMSKSQREYFLREQMKAIKNELGEGDSKSEEMDELREKLVNAGMPPQVEAEALKQLGRLERMHPDASEATMVRTYLDWMADLPWSKKSDDVIDLKRAKEILDEDHYELEKAKDRIMEFLAVRKLKPNLKGPILCFGGPPGVGKTSLGKSIARAMGREYFRIALGGVKDEAEIRGHRRTYVGAMPGKIIQALRQAKTNNPVIVLDEVDKLGSDFRGDPSAAMLEVLDPEQNATFRDNYLNVDFDLSNVLFIATANVLENIPPALRDRMEILNIPGYTENDKLLITKKHLIRRQIEANGITEENIKFTDEGIKYLIAGYTREAGLRNLEREVGSVCRKVAKMVVMGEANFVEITPAVVPELLGPPRFQRDDKFADSQVGVVQGLAWTQAGGEVLTIEALKMKGKGHLALTGQLGDVMKESAHAAMSYARAHQEELGIPEDFFEKYDVHVHLPAGAIPKDGPSAGITLTTALVSLMTGTPVRHDIAMTGEVTLQGRVLPVGGIREKCLAALNLGITNIIIPMACKKDIADIPKVFKDKINFIFAENLDEVFAVAFDKEARSQDKKTATKKDPKKSKSLAA
- a CDS encoding MFS transporter, translated to MDKYKYETTVKGLWDVTGMVSLGVILVFYCYYLTGILHFETSQTKESSSGLSVVASYLSFATGFIFRPLGAIYFGALADTAGKKRALVKSFKMLGVVSLCMALLHESYMPANVVSVFVIIVRLLQGFATAGTVTCAIAYIYDLAPTLEKGRFTSWLQMAAPSGYLIAMAIVILFKLFVSAEDLGIWGWRVCFLLSGLIYPLAVYIDRKFPDVPLTYDRETSAISHLKNLLSDKSALKRIFTFALFIAINVGVLAYFFNLYRLYFLGPLLKVPSDAIGFIVAISSLFLLPLYPLFGVISDRVGRTKMCLAGAFLGIAVIFPYFYFMQKFAGVGGIGANKAALIIIMVLTGFVITLSYAPVVALVCDSVEPRYRAVSFGVIYNIGFSFIPSLLQIAGSYFYDKNASIYGGIYAALIVATLAGGISYLIRPKRTTA
- a CDS encoding L,D-transpeptidase; this translates as MFKSLMTAFFLVSSLAISAQAQEVEVADNENVMDELNPFDANIEETLQQMDQIYFEETGSSPFIENLIGPMGPSCYRSSCKVWAQVSRSQQKMYLYIDGVHTNTWAVSTGTPGHGTPNFDTHPNGRIYDKYTSTKYPGGDYNGLGNMPYAVFISGGFAIHGTGTSNWKKLGSRASHGCIRVHPDNAFKFNRLVREHGIYKTWITVHE
- a CDS encoding patatin-like phospholipase family protein, with product MRIRDKKKVALVLSGGGIKAAAFHIGVCLALQEKGFRFAGGTKEMVRQNFGEDDPFTIRLYVGSSAGAFVASILAAGYPIESLVNAFQIGSGSHPSFDKSDLRYLKPISYRDIFNLNSSGLLKFIPRTLMEKALVTGGLESLLKNGLKLNGLFSTKGIEGYLRKEVLLDNDFARLGVGLFIIGTQLNHTRKAIFGNFPESYKTENTKYINYATISDAVACSTALPPVFAPYGIKRPDGKEMYYYDGEIRDTLSTHVAADYGADLVISSFSIQPYHYTEEMGSLHDYGIPLIANQALYQVVQQKIMRHIQYKNDIRGIYNAVDGYFKQMNLPAEHRDKLLEIIRNRVNYRPEVDYIYIAPRPNNYEMFFVDHFSLNPEILARIVRIGFKSAINVLRHYDV